In the Necator americanus strain Aroian chromosome X, whole genome shotgun sequence genome, ttgtaagaaaaaaagtagtttagTTTTCTAAGTGAAGCAAAGAAGTACTAGTACAGCATTAATATCTAAATACACTTTCACGCAAAAGAAATTCATAAAAACAACTGGGTTTGTATAATAGAAATCCACGAATGCTAAAAGTATCAACACGATTCCAGTTATATAAAATCCGTTAAAAAAAGTGACGTGGagatgtaaaatgtaaaaattcatACCAATAAGAAGAACTCCATGGAATAGGAACACAACTCTCCATTCGGTCAACGAGTTGTGTTTACAAATAAGGAACACCAGTAATGGTTCGATAAACAAAGATAGGCACTTGATAAATTGAATTTGTGACAGTACAAAGTGGGAATGTTGcctgaaaaataaggaagattATAGGTAGAATCagaaaagtgctttttttattgtcacATGTCTCCATGTCTCCTtgctttactattttttttctattttttcactaaGTTCAACTCTTCTTTCTCTGGATATCGTTATTCCTAAAAGACTTGTATCCTTAGTAGTATTCCAATGTTGAGCTTGGTAATAGGGTTTCCTTTTAATTGGCACCAGTCATTCATTTGAGAATAGCGTCGAAAATTGCATGTATAATGATGACGATGtttcttatttgttctttCAGGATAATTATGCAGACTTGAAGGTAAGGGCTTCAATTATTATCAAGGATAATAACTGGAAACTTTATTCCtaatctttttccttttcctttaatAATTGGAGCTGTACTAAAGCAGAAGAGGAGTGCATTTAAGCTGACTTTTCTACTTAAAATCctttttattaaataatacTATTAGTACTGCAAAAATGTTCTATTTAAGAGCGAATTACGAAAAATTATGTTCAGTGTTTTACTATTACTATCGTAATTGTCGGAGATGTCCTGGTCAGAAAATTGCTTTTgaacaataatagaaaaaagctgGCTGTTTTCTTAAGGTACAAAggtgttgattttttcgatgTATTTATCTACCATTGTCCACGAATCCTGagaattttgtttcttcattaaatagttttcgtttcttctaGGATGAATTGCAGCTGTGACCAGATTGCGCGATGTTTTTATCGCATCACACTACAAGTTTGTTGAATTAGAACTGTCAGATTCTAAATGGCCATTGATTCCCGTGAACgttaaggaatttttttaaagtagcaCACCTTGCAACTAATGTAGCGCATTTGTAAAATCCACCACAAATGAATCCTGTTGAGCATTCAATTATAAGCAATGAGGCTAAGGCGTAATTAGCCAAATCTCTTGGCAAAAATCCTAGCACACAAAAGAATGATCCAGATACCTAAAGTAATTTATTTATCGAGACCTGCTTtcggtgttcttttttttctcaaggagATCAGAAAATATGTAACTTACCATCAAAGCGATAGTGTTGAAAATTcgcatttttactttttctgataaaaatctaaaagaaaaagatattaGTAGGTTATGGAAAATTGtatcaaaaatagaatagacTTACTGGATCCTATCGCTAGCTATTCCACTAATAATTTTGAAGGCTAAATGAAGGGCTCGAGGTATAGCAACAAAATAACCTGTCTCAGCTACTCGGAATCCAAGAACCTGAATATTTTGGGGATTTTATAATTATTGGAAAGAATACCCTTcagattttcaaaatcatcaaTGTGTAAtggttttttaaattaaaattactgTATGAAGGCCCTATATTTTCGAAAAGTGGTCAAAATACCTCTTTTAAGTAAGTAGGACCGTACATGACGATGAATTGAGACATCATGAGCTCACCAAAAGCGGATAACCAAACGGACCACATTATATGGTTTGTCATAATCGCCTGTAATTAATCCAATTATATACAAAATCATGAATTGttgaaaagtttaaaaaggGTTACCTTAATGGGAgtgtcttctttttccttaacCTCTCCTTTACCACGTTGtattttttcaagttcaatTTCTGTCATAGCTGGGTGTTTGGCGGGTGTATTTCTGGAACAGAGGTGCTTTCGTTTATAAAGGAAactcaacaaataaataaataaatctaagAGAAACTAAATCCTGTTATATGCCTGTAGTAAAAGAGCCAAGCAGCGAACAGAACTCCACTAACGGCTGCATGGACATAGTACACTGACGGCCAGCCGAATGATGATACGCATAACTaaaacaagaatttttcaaaaagtatttcttAGAAGTTATTTAAGTTGAAATTGACTCACTTCACCAGCAATTGGCATAGTAAATATTACAgatatttgagaaaatgaagaaagtaaagaaataaataatccaTGTTGTTTTAATGAAGCCCAGTGAACAACGATTAGACCGATAGCAGCAAAATCTGCACCAAATGAGACTCCCTGAAACGACAGTATTTGGTGGTTCTTTAAAATTACTGAGTTATCGTGAGGTAAAAAGATGCAGTCTCTAATATcggatatttattttcattctaatCCCGATGATCAGAAGTACTTTCGATCCGTGTGGAATAAAATGTGGATGCAATTTGAtatccatcaaaaatttcttgatttaTCCATTCAAAGTTTCTTATACTATGTCAGGTACAGAAAAAGAATCATGTAGAACTAGtctaaaaattcagaaaagatgGAAGATTTCAGAGAAACTGAATGTAGAAAGCAAAAGTTCTATGATTTTCTGGCTCAGTTGTCCCTACATGTTTTACAAAGATTTTATGTTGATGGGTCGAGTAAATATTGGCAACAGAACGTCTTTTCTATTGTATAGTTTAAGACAAATGCACTACTGGATTCAGATAGATGttcttctttccagaaaagttcAACAAACCTGGAAGAATCGAGCTACGATAAACGCTAGCCAACTGTAACCTGCCGTAAATGGCATTACAGCTGTTGAGACGGTAGAAATCAGTCCGGCAGTGAAAAACACGTAACGAGCTCCATATTTCTGGTAGAACCTAAAatgttaacattttttttgactaTTATACATACATAGTGTACAAATTATTCACATGTTTCCTAGGATCTTTTTATACTACCCAATTTCTGGATAGTCTACATCTATAGGCACCAATTTCTGGCGTTTCGTCTTATCTATTCAGTTCAAAGTAACCgaattaataaaaatgttttgacCAAAATTTGGAGTAAATTATTCAGACAACCTTATTGAGTCAAACCCTTATTTGAACTCATTTAAAATCTATTAACTTCCTCACCAGTGAAATGGCCATGCAGCTGTTAAAGTACCGACCGCAACCGCCCACATCAATATTGACTTCTCGGATTGTGTATAGTCGTATGGACCTCTGTTTTCCAGATCTATTGGATTCGTCTGAAAATTACAAGAGGTTTAATCGATTTGATCTGATCTACTCAATACAGGTGTAAAATACAGGTGTCCAAATAGGATCTACTTACCTCATTAAATTCTCTACCCATACAGATCAAAGTGAAGTTCAGCACAACCATGTTTGACGCTATTGACGATATACATGCAGATCCTGAGATGAAATTTAACTTTTTCGGATAGGCAAGgggatttttgaattattttgttgttatgaTTGAGGTACATAGCTCAGGAGGGAatccatatatttttatatctaGATTTTAAATAAGTTCTTACCTAAGAACAAAATGATATATCGAGTTCTCGTTGTGAGGCATCCAATATCCTCAACGTTCAGACTCTTCTTCCTCATGTTCCCTATAAATATAAGATGTTATGTTGGAGagatgaaaatgtggaaaaaatgtcGTTCAATAAGAAGCGCTAAAGCATTCACAGATATAAGCTGTGCGGAGGAgggaaaggaagaaggaaatggagAAGGAAAGGAGGAAGTGAGAGAGAGAAGGAAAGGTGCGAGGAGAGGATCTAATAAACTTGTGTAATTGAACGAACTAAGGGAATATGGTATGATTTCAAATAGAAGAATATAGACATTGGTCTGGTTACGCTGCTTACTGTATATATGACCATACTACTGTTTGTGTTGTTATCGAAAACGTTTCCGGATCATTATCACCGAATGTCTTAAACGTTCTCTGACACCATCAATCAACTAACGTAAGAAGAACCCGAACAAAACTCTACGTCAATACTAGATAACTAGAAATTATGAAAGAAGACCTTATAAACATAAAGTaactttttcgaagaaatatgaacaggaatctaagaaaaaaagggagatGAGTCAGAACGAGaacaaaatggacaaaatttcaaaacacaattctttttttttgctacataGAACATTGTGGCCTTATTCTTCGAAGCACCTTATcaatacttttgaaaaaaaaacacgttcaTGGTAGCGAACAACTTATTTACATATCAAAATTATTGAAGAGGATAGTACATGGATTTCACTCGAAATCTAACATATATTAAGGTATTTAGCCTAGAAGGTCTAACTTAGAAATTAGGGTAGTTTGGAGGATCTTTGTCTTCGAATCCAAACAGGTAGTCTGGAGCCTTTCACTATTTTTAAGGTAATTATTTCTAGCCAAAGGTGATAATAGTGAGAGGTAcggaaacagaaaagaatgtCACTCATTTTTAAGGGATGCAGAATAATTTCATCAAGAATGTTGTCATCCTATGGCATTAATGCGTTTCTTCATTGTccattaaatataataataaattaaaaattaaggcagagtcaaaaaaaagtaaaacgtgGTTATTCTTATCCACAGTTATAAAGGAAGTTTCCTCCTAAAATTCCTGCACTAAaatctgtttaaaaaatagtattcTAGACTTGTAAAATTGTAGGCAGTTAAAATGAATGCAAAgagaataataaaagtaaaaataataaatatggtatgaaaattttgcaacatttgaaatgaaaacttttGTTTACGTCAACTCTTTCATCATACATATGTGCAAAGAATAAGCAGAAGaacgtgaaaaagaaaaatatagggTTAGGAGTAACAGTGAGCCGAGGATAATCATTCAGAATTATTGCATGATTATTGAGAAGGATAAAATTGACGAAAACCAAGTGACAATCTATTTGTTATTAATTTGTCTGGATTTAAGAGGT is a window encoding:
- a CDS encoding hypothetical protein (NECATOR_CHRX.G26032.T1) yields the protein MRKKSLNVEDIGCLTTRTRYIILFLGSACISSIASNMVVLNFTLICMGREFNETNPIDLENRGPYDYTQSEKSILMWAVAVGTLTAAWPFHWFYQKYGARYVFFTAGLISTVSTAVMPFTAGYSWLAFIVARFFQGVSFGADFAAIGLIVVHWASLKQHGLFISLLSSFSQISVIFTMPIAGELCVSSFGWPSVYYVHAAVSGVLFAAWLFYYRNTPAKHPAMTEIELEKIQRGKGEVKEKEDTPIKAIMTNHIMWSVWLSAFGELMMSQFIVMYGPTYLKEVLGFRVAETGYFVAIPRALHLAFKIISGIASDRIQFLSEKVKMRIFNTIALMVSGSFFCVLGFLPRDLANYALASLLIIECSTGFICGGFYKCATLVARQHSHFVLSQIQFIKCLSLFIEPLLVFLICKHNSLTEWRVVFLFHGVLLIVGNIIFCYFATDKPAAFTIRETKESAEEKR
- a CDS encoding hypothetical protein (NECATOR_CHRX.G26032.T4), which encodes MAMEEILGVDDSDVNNADDVSPLLMLPMEIILMVLLRADFVSIMRLKVVCRKINALITKNRSRLARQFVDKVKIKDNSLVVTRGPPDRGRTRPTSDELKELNYSAGERFLTRYDFRVLESADIRKVKFDYCNIDEDVAREWCRYLADNEVMSDSVSFYFCHMSTNSVSSMIYVLTPLDIDISCDPSYPHLSAHALASNNVCFLEANTLSLLNTDINGEDIIRAKPGFLICRGERSNITCSQLRNLLADWFEGNRTIREYIIECSEEIVLNELIRDLPIREIRPNHSGNMRKKSLNVEDIGCLTTRTRYIILFLGSACISSIASNMVVLNFTLICMGREFNETNPIDLENRGPYDYTQSEKSILMWAVAVGTLTAAWPFHWFYQKYGARYVFFTAGLISTVSTAVMPFTAGYSWLAFIVARFFQGVSFGADFAAIGLIVVHWASLKQHGLFISLLSSFSQISVIFTMPIAGELCVSSFGWPSVYYVHAAVSGVLFAAWLFYYRNTPAKHPAMTEIELEKIQRGKGEVKEKEDTPIKAIMTNHIMWSVWLSAFGELMMSQFIVMYGPTYLKEVLGFRVAETGYFVAIPRALHLAFKIISGIASDRIQFLSEKVKMRIFNTIALMVSGSFFCVLGFLPRDLANYALASLLIIECSTGFICGGFYKCATLVARQHSHFVLSQIQFIKCLSLFIEPLLVFLICKHNSLTEWRVVFLFHGVLLIVGNIIFCYFATDKPAAFTIRETKESAEEKSFSA
- a CDS encoding hypothetical protein (NECATOR_CHRX.G26032.T3); the encoded protein is MAMEEILGVDDSDVNNADDVSPLLMLPMEIILMVLLRADFVSIMRLKVVCRKINALITKNRSRLARQFVDKVKIKDNSLVVTRGPPDRGRTRPTSDELKELNYSAGERFLTRYDFRVLESADIRKVKFDYCNIDEDVAREWCRYLADNEVMSDSVSFYFCHMSTNSVSSMIYVLTPLDIDISCDPSYPHLSAHALASNNVCFLEANTLSLLNTDINGEDIIRAKPGFLICRGERSNITCSQLRNLLADWFEGNRTIREYIIECSEEIVLNELIRDLPIREIRPNHSGNMRKKSLNVEDIGCLTTRTRYIILFLGSACISSIASNMVVLNFTLICMGREFNETNPIDLENRGPYDYTQSEKSILMWAVAVGTLTAAWPFHWFYQKYGARYVFFTAGLISTVSTAVMPFTAGYSWLAFIVARFFQGVSFGADFAAIGLIVVHWASLKQHGLFISLLSSFSQISVIFTMPIAGELCVSSFGWPSVYYVHAAVSGVLFAAWLFYYRNTPAKHPAMTEIELEKIQRGKGEVKEKEDTPIKAIMTNHIMWSVWLSAFGELMMSQFIVMYGPTYLKEVLGFRVAETGYFVAIPRALHLAFKIISGIASDRIQFLSEKVKMRIFNTIALMVSGSFFCVLGFLPRDLANYALASLLIIECSTGFICGGFYKCATLVARQHSHFVLSQIQFIKCLSLFIEPLLVFLICKHNSLTEWRVVFLFHGVLLIVGNIIFCYFATDKPAAFTIRETKESAEEKRLTADEE